The DNA window TAGttgaagttaatattttttacttttttattataagtaaaaaagtgatgaatttggtatatttttttttgttgtttcatctttatatttatatgccaGGAACCAGAAGTAACAaggattaaaactttttttttgaaaatgacgatattaataacaataaggGTCTATAATTCGCTATGTTTTGTCTGTGCCCATTTTTAAAGACTGAAACTACCATAGCCTTTATCCATGTTTTTCAAATTCACCCGCAGAATAGGATCTATTATAAAAGAGCCAATAAAATGGCAGTCCTTACTGAATGTATGTTGTATGATATCAGGGCCAGTAGCATCTCCCTCagttaaatttacattacttaTTTGTGTATGTGatgaatatgttaaattaattaatttgtgattgttatattttttacaatttatacacATTTGCAAAGCGAATTGAAAATCgattacattacaaatatcCGAGTCAATGAACCACATTTAGTCGCATTTATTGTTACATATCTTTTTTAatgcgaataaaaaaataattggtttatttttattattttgtatagtttttaatatatcaatatttataatgaattcaCATCTATCTCTCAGTATATTACTCTGTATTTGTTTTCTCTGCTAATCGGTTAATCAGATTTTTTGGACACTAAACCGGATAattatgtagtatatatttCTAAGTTCTTTTTCTAAATGCATTAAATAATAGTCTATAGAACGTATTGTTAAACTATTCTGGGTAGAAATTCGGCGATACATTATATTACGTAGACTTATAacgataaaaaagttaattattttaaggatattttaaagtctactaattaagtaatattaactacacataaaaataattctgaagTTAAGgagtttctttatttttgtttgatatttggcctataatttatgtttgtatgttaatTCTACTGCACCGCTCATTGAGTgctatatattcaaatattcacttaattaaaacaattatgttaaaagttacctttgataaaaaaattatgaatgcttatcaacaaattaaaaaaaaatacggtttGCTTTCTATACACCTTACTTATTATTCCTACTATCAACTGTAATGTATTAAGCAAgtataatgttttgtattatgtaaCTATAAATCGTATACCAAATACGTAACGATAAAAGTGGTGATTCTTCTGATGGAAAAGTTTTTGTTGCTACTGTTATAATTCCGAAAGGCGCTTGGTGGctaataaaaatgcaataaacaaattatttaaaatcgtaaATTTGACGGTTTCcctttttcttttacaattaaaaatttaacggCAAATTTAAAGGTCAGGTTTTTAATCTTGTTTGATATGTCAGTCCGTGAAAAAAGGCAATTTTTAGACATTAATACCTATCTTAATAATAACTTGAactgtgtttataatatttagggtTATTACAAATCTAAAAGGTTTCATGCataaatatgtactttaaatttaatttattataaaggttgAATAAATTTTCAGTTATTAAAGGGTTAGAAGTGGCTGCAGGCTTTCTTGAAGTGGAAATGATTGCTGTCTCGGAATTCCCTTTTTCTTGGCTTGAACTTGGCTTGACACATTTCCGCGTGTCTAGATGCTGTAAAtgagtaactgctgagtttttTTCCGGTTTTTTTCGGTACCATCTATTTTCTGAACCGATAGcagtttttcatttaatttaatacagtaacaTGAAACTAATTCTATGTTTttctaaatatcatttttactgATACAAAGAATAGATGATACATTTTTAGGGGTTAACGATATTAAGtactttttttagtaaaaacaaatttgacatCAACAATTTTTGGTTACcggtttaaaaatgtataaaaagatatttttttaaaatataaatttcatttgttaGGATcagcttaaattaaaatgatgatgAAACAATGCCTTTGTTTCAACATGACGTCATTTTGTACGCATAAAGCCTAATAATGGTTTAGGGAACACTATCTTGACCACGGGTCATCCAATCGCAAAATATATGgaggataatttaaatttaacacaagAAGGCAGTTAAACAAACAATACGACAACAgtcgtaaattaatttatagcctTTCTGTCACTGGTTTGTACTTAATTAGAAATCTTTGTACGGATAAATGCAAGTTCTTCAATAGTGTTATGCACTACAGGACTTATGAATCCATTCAGTACTAGGAAAACGCAAAATGTCAAGTCCTTGTTTTCCTTGAGTTGTTGGTGTGGTATGCGTGACAAAATATTCGCCATTTATCACGGAATTTTACATAGCATTTTAGATTGTGGAGTTAGTGGATAGCATTACCTtaagcaataatattattttcatctaaCAAGATGATACCTTCTCATAATAATACGTCACCACGTTCACCCGATATGACGCggataaattttttaaataaaatggggTTCCCACGGATATCAGGGGATTTGTCTTCAGGACGCGGCATGTGTCCGCTCACTTGCGGTCAAACTGGCCTTATATATCCAAGCGGCACCGCActctttatttagttttaatttcatattaaaattactttttgctttaacttaacttattataataaaacatttacattgcAGGTGTGATTATTGTGCAATGTGCTTATTCTTTATACTTTTTCATTCGATATTTCAATAACGTATAACGATAGGTGAAAAAATTATGTGACCTAAATTGTAGATCGTAACATAAGCAATAAAAAGTGTATGATTACAATTTTCGTATCACTAAATACTGGAATAGTCAAGTTACTGCTAGTAACAATTTACCAATTTTTCAAAATTGCGGAGAAAGCTCATAGGAAATCTTGGactataattttaagttaagctTTTTTGGAGCCTTATAGTCtatgtaatgtttaataatttcaaatgtattttgtaatgtttagtTAGCAGTAGTTAATTGACTACGTTTATCATAATTTCACAACACATATTTTGACAACCCCTGAAGCCATTAAAGGTGTCATAGTACCTACAGTGAAACAAGACGTACGGGCTGCCTAGCAAGATAGTGaccttattaaacattttttagcattcattttagtaatttaaagagtacttaccaattttatttaaaattattattttatatataattaaaataaatatagatatgttaaaaataatcaaattaatttattttgatgggCAACTGACTGAAAATTCGTAACCCAAATGTCTTATAATATGTgcattctattatatataattaatttctagaaaaatacttagtattcatAGACAGATCATCtatggtttttgttttaaataatacgtaataaatttatactaggtacatatttttgtctgtttgcctttgaaataaacaaagaGAAAATACCGAACGAAATGACGTGCCCTTACCATTGtggttatgttaataaaaatatatatacaattgtaataatgtatttctatattcattaacaaatgaaatgtattattaacatgacaataaacattttttctatGACATACACACTCGTGATATTTAACAGTCTAAAAAGTTATGCgtatatacgaatataaacTTCCTTGGGGTGATAATTTAGGATTGAGTAGTGTGCGCTGTTAATTATCCCCTATATACAATgacaattttacaattatatttctaatttcatatttaccttctacaaaaaaaaactgtttcataattataaaagaaaagtcTCTTTGGTATTGATTTAGCAATTTAAGTCAGTAACGGCTTGGTAACATGTAAAACAaatcatatatgtacatatattgaatgCAATATGAGTTAAAATTAGGCTGTAAAATTTAACCTCAAACACATTTTATAATCGATGATTCTATTTACTTTCgccactaattatataatataagtacatttaaataaatcgttatgTTTAAATGATGATTATTGATAAAAGGAAGTTGTGAAGTGTTTGATGTTGCACGTTAacgatacatatttaattttaaacaaaaattaagtgaAATATAGTCCATATTTTCACATAGAAGTATGTTTGCGTCACATGCTATAAAAAGCTTACTTTGAAATACTTAAtgcatatataaaacattaattacaagtattataaatatatataatttaatttcaacgtaatttttttacttagtaagtatatattcaaatatacgaGTAAAATAGGGCAAAGGCACAGAGTCAACGTATCCGAGCTTAAGGAGAAATGATACACCATGCTAGAGGCGACTGAGGACAGATAATCaatgtctaaataaaaaaatagctgtCACGAGACGCCAGACAGATGTGAAACAtcgaaataaatgtttattatatcacttataattaaatggttttgtaattaaatatattattattatatttagaaaaaaaaaaaacgatgcacatattatattatacgcgATACGCGCACGAAAGTAGAGAGTGGCGGTGGAGTGGACTATGACGGTAGGTGTCATGCCGTTTGACGTTACGAACCAACCCAACCCCAGACGCGCCAATAGATGTTTCTCTTAAAAagggataaaatatattataaagttctcAACGGATATTGAATTTTAAGCGATAAAATTGCACTTTGCAACTATAACACGGATTAACTGTCTCCAGTCTGCAAATATATTAAGAAGATTAAATACAGCTTTATATTACGCAATTAAACTCTTATTCTAatccttaaataatattttgatgtacGATGAAGATACGTACATTGAATATCTAAGCATTATTACAGTTATCATACAATAACACAATCATTTATAAAGACAATTTATATCTTTGTCGTgccctttaattttaatttaaataggtaaCGATACTTACAGctgaatgttatatttaaattagaaaattatctttttaaactatatatgtatgtgtttaaaaaaatacgactgttataggaataatattttttaagataaatttgaattcaaattagtttaaataagtaataaatttaagaaactTCGAAGAGTGTCAAAAAGAACTTCGTACTACTATTTTATTGCTAttgaaaaatcaacaaaaaaaacgtAGAGTTGTTAATAATTTTCAGATATTGATTATTATCGATGATAATAAAACACTCAACATCAATTAAACCAATTGTTATATTCTAAAAAGCAAtagtataaaaagtttattttaagtaagcCTCCGCTATCGATCTTAAATGCAAAAAGACTTCAggattaatacttttttttttattcttgtacGTAATACCGAATCACTTATTGAGTAAGAGCTCACCTTGAACGATAAATTACGGAAACAGATGAGCAAAAAATCCACTGATAGAATGTATTGTTAGTTTTCACGTACCATAGAATTATTTAGACTTTGTAAAAAACGTATTATTTCTATTGTAAGTTCATTTGTTGGATATTTCGAAGTATTAACTTTTTAGTGcctttttttctgtttttagtctgtaaagtatttttattataattacctgttttttttttttgttatatatttattattgtcaatatCTCATAATTATAGCaggatttataataaattttaaaagcccTAATTTGTGTGTTGTCACATTAGTTATTTTGCTCGATAAATTTACACTTTCGACAACTATAACATCTTTTACATTGACATTTACTATAACATCTTCTATCAAGTATTATTtccttgaaataataaatatttcagtttatttagtctcgaaaatcataataatatttgtagtatCTATCGTacatgttattgtttttttttctcattaagatattatctatattaagaCATTAATTACCACATTGTAAAGTAGGCATTTTTAAATCTGCcaagtaatatttaacattcgatatattattttaataaattccagAACATTCCAGGATTTATGTTTGCTTCATATTCTGTATGTGTACAATAAAAGTACACatacagaatattatatttttatatttttaataaattcttaagtCTTACGACATTTACGACATTTCATTTAATGCCTGCATAACGAACATACTACATAAATTCTCATACTACGTAAGGGTTAAGAGTGTGCCTTATACTCGGAAtttcacaaattttattattacattaatcaataacaataattattaaatgttatttaataagctttgaaataaactcaaatatatttccaataatactattaatatttgtaaaggaGACGCTAGcggattattaataataagtatttttatataccagAAGgttgaaaagttattaaatattcaaagaagCAAATAATTTAGAAAGCACGTGTATATTATTAGAAGATATATATAACTATCATTAACAGAGAACAGTTAGAACTATATAAAATCTCACTCATACGTATTGTTAAGATTCCATTATTTGCCTTAACAGACACAAAATTATATACCATATAAATTGTACAACATAATGAGAAAAATGAacgaatataaacaaattagtaCGTTTCTGATATATtgctaaaaatttaaacataaagagAAATAATAGAATGAAAATCATGTTCTATATACTACTTAATactcaaataacataaatagctacacacatatatatatttccttaaGTTTTTAAACGGATAATACTATTACAAattgtaaaacttatttaatcaaGCTACTTCAACATCTTAATCtaacatttttgaaattctAGAAAGTATTAAGTAATCCTTAATCGCCTCTTTCGcatctttgttatttttagataaataattatctcaACTTGAACATATCCTACACAATGTAAGCAATGCGAATGTTACATGTCATTACGGTAAATTAAATTAGGTGACCTTTGTAATCGTATATTAGTGATATGCCTGAATGTTCCATAATAAGACACATAGGTActatgtgtattttaatattgttgagaATTAAATCATAAGCATGGCGGTCCTAGgtcggtaataaataaaatttatttctgtcACGTGTAAACCGAATAATTTCTTGCGTAAAATTAGCCGAATTTAAGTCGACCTTGTATGTCTGAATTAaccatttacaatttatttctcTATTTAGTGAAATATAAACTAATCCTCTCGACCTCTACTGAGACTAAATCGACGATGAAATTTAAACGATTTCCTCTTTTCATGCTTCTCTTCGGAACTTTTACCATCTACAAGACTATCAGCACTTTTGGCAACTTGGACactttttcttctatttttcaTGGATTTGACCAATTTGTAGAACTTGCCTTTTTTCTTTGTCGGGTCAAGCGAGAGTTCTGAGAATTCCTCCACTTCGACACTAAACTCAGATGATATGTCTCCTAAGTCTTCAATACTGTGGCTTTCCGTCTCCTTTACTTGGGGTACCTCTAATTTAGTCTTTGAAGTATTTGGCTTCGGTTCTGGTGGTGGTGGCGGAGCATCGGGGTCAATGCACTGAAAAAAACCATTTACTTGAAACTATCTATCtattcatttttgttatattttttgtaacatattgtaaataaaaaatcacatttaataAAGATGTAATCAcgactataatttatttcatcgaACAAGCCACTAAATGGTTCTCTCATTTCTATAATACCGTTTTAAAGTAGCCTCGACAATTCTTAAGCCTATATTAAACTTTCttgaaaagtaatttatactCTCGAGCGATTGATGAACGTCACTCCATAAAAAGTTTTCTCTTTAGGCAGTTTCTTCTCTAATCCCGCAAATTTATTCACGGCCAAAACTTGggttttaaacatttcaaatacaatCCAACAAATTGGATTCTCAAAGTAGTAGTAGTACTTGGTATAATAAGATTTTCTTTTCCTATGAATATCTCTTATTTTGCGAAAAATACTTCGAAGGACGTACCGTAAAAGAAGCTTAAGCTGATCAGCTCATATATAAAGAAATGACTAGTTGTTCATTATCATGTAATGTTTAATACTTGATTTTGTTGGTATCGTTCAACTCAAATATGCATTTGATAGCTTCTTTTCAATATAAAGATCTATTTGCCTAATAATCGTATCTGTGGGTGGACAAAGATTTTTGTGACGTGATGTTGTGTGTGTGAGAGCGCACCAAATGTACACGTACTGTTTATGTGAGTAAATTTCCATCATGTACTgcctattttgtttatttattttcctaaaTAATGAGACCTTGTTACTTACATCTTCTAAATTAATCCGATATGGTGGGACCTGTTCAGGGTGTCTCCAAGGTTTGTAATACGGCGTATCTGTGAGTGCCTTCCACCCAGGGTAACGACGAGCGGCGGTGTGTAGTTGATTCACCAAGCGGGGAGCTAGCTGAGCAGTTACTCTGTAATTGAGTGtcgtgtaaattataaaattgagtcTTGACATAGTGTCATGCAGCTGTACGTTGTAAGTACCAGTAAACTGTGATGTGCAAGATTTGTATTCAAAACCCAAACAAATTCAAACCAGATAATGAAAACCCTgaagatattaattttcaaatattttgtatgtattaagcaaataagaatataacaagttatattaataaataaaaacatattattattttaaatatatatatatattaatatcgaaCGTCATTATGTGTCTAACATTGAATACCGAACTTCAAAAGGATTCGCTTGatgtacaaaatacaaaattagcATTTAAATATCTCaagtaaaatagtaaataatataaaaatatataaaaaagagcgCTAATGTAATACATAAAAGCTAATCGCTTACCTATTTACCAACCAGGCAGGCAATGCGCCTCGAGGATCAGAACGAGACACATAGCCGAGCCAACTGCCTGGACTTTCTCGTCTTCGTACAACGAAACCCGTCAACAAAGAAAGGGCTCTGAAATATAACGTcgctattaatttaattattaaattaaatttctggTGAAATGTCAAAGTATTAATCTAAGTTCCCACAAATTAGGTTTTAgaagcaattttaaaaattataactgtaTTTTAACGGCATATTATTAAGTATCTATTAATATGTGTATCTAATAACAAACCGGAGTTGTTGATcaagaaaagttaaataaagtaataaaaacattaaaatattgctatttttttttaaatgttgccgATTTAGCAATCCATTAGCGATttatcaatgtatattttatcttacaCCCACCCACCcacgcattggaacagcgtggtcgAATTAGCTCCAAAATTAGTCGCCTAAAAAAGGTCTTTGTCATCAGGAAATAACAGATGAAGGCATACTATACTTTTAATCCGTTTCTGTCTAAGATATCAATGCTGTATATACCTAACCGAATTCGGCTACGGCAGCCAATCAAAAGAGACTAAAGATATGTAGGACATTACTCTAAAAAGCATTGgttaaagtcaaaatataaaatatattataacaaactaTAAAGAGAGTAGTATTGTCATAATATTTCAGACGTAaccagaaataataaaaatgaaattcaatCAAGCAAGTATCCGTATGTCAACTTTCAGTAGGTATACACTTGATTCAGTAGATATGTAAATaaagcatatatatatttagtttaccttctttttataaaatggaaaggatttattatactttactaatttaatatccGTCATGTCTTCGCATCAATGGTATATAtggttatttttgaaaaattgagATGGAATGGCCCCGTGGTTAGAATAcgtgcatctaaaccgatgattATATGCCAagcctaggcaagcaccactgaattttcatgtgcttaaattgtgtttataactttTCTCCTGCTcggtagtgaaggaaaacatcttcaggaaacgtgcatgtgtctaaggctttagcccagcagtgggttatCAGCAGAGTTTTACTTTGTAGAAACTATAATACAATCCAGATATAGCCAAGCgatgtatatgtatttgtacctacgttattaatataatatctgacTGCACGCTACATCTTTCGAAAAACTGGAATTAAATGTAGGTACACTGAGCGAAACTTGGTACAAAAATCCTACatgatattatactttaaataactCTAATAACACTCTAAAGCAATTTGATATccgtttatgtaattaattcttttcaataataaatatattccaactaattactaaaacaggaaatttatttatgaatatttattttattattacaatttagtttcaaaaatatgttgaaatctttttaaatgattgatttacatgtttattgtgttctttttaattttatattattaagttaaaaagttatttaatttttattaatctgagatttttgttgaaaaaataaactgatataAATTACACAGATcataaaatagcaaataactttTTTCTCATTCAGCCTCATCATATCCCAGCACAGATTATCAAGGCCGTGACGGATTGACGCACGCCATAATACCGTATCTTATCTGTGGAGTGGCGAGTCCGAATACGCTAATGAGAAGTGAACATTCAACCCACAGCAAAAAAGTAATTCAAGtttcaaatatatactttttcattGCCTTTATGTGAGTTTTTTATATTCAtctcgtttaaaataaacactgcAATGCTTttaaatatgcataatattaaagttaaaaaaattatctttaataatgatgtatattttttattaatattaaattatatcattgttaagtttttaccattattgtatattcttattttgtaCTCTGTAAAATAAACGAGGATATTCTTctattcaatacattttattataaataaaaataaccgtcTTGCTTTTGAACAGCCAGAACAACCAGATTATAGGTAGATTTTTTCAAAGCAGTGGTAACCTTCAATGAGGCATTCCCCCTTACCCCTTCGGAGGGAACCGAGTCATGGGGGTTTTAACCAACTAATGGCCGTCGACGGCTCGATACGGATCTGAAAAGCTGTTGGATCGTATCGATATAACGCATACGCGGGCTGCCATGCTGTGATTTATGAGGAACGAAAGTGATCTTACCCCTCCGCTCTACTCGCTAGTGCGTGCGGTAGCGCGAGGCGATACTGGCTGGCGTTTTAAGCCTCGGGCTGTGAGAGAGCCGAGTAGGCCAACGCCTTCGTCATTTCTGTCAAGTAGGGTCGGCTCTATTATATTCCCGTTCCGCCATTGCTTCACTTTCGATCTTACACATATATTCGCCGAAACAACTATGATTATTATCTGTGTAAGCGGGAAGGTGACTAGTGAGTTTCGTTCGACATTTAAAATTCGAAGGAATCTCTTTTTTTATCTCGCTAGAATAACTCTTTACGCGTTTCCCTCACGTAGAAGCTGGGGCGTATGTGGGACTGCCGGTGCTCAGAACGCCAAGTGTGCcccggtacaccggaatacccactaaaaacagcggtaccctctccgtctcttcgggATCGAACCTCAACCTATCATAATCATAAAAAGTTAATaggattaattgtttttttacctGACAAACCCTTTTCTGGGCGGGTAATCTTTGTGGAAGACAGAATGGTTAAGGATCATCTTCTCGTCGCCTGTGTCCAACCACGAGCGCTGCAGCACGAAATCTCTGTTCTTGAGCGGCGCTGGACACGACACTaggacaaattaaaataatttaaacattaaacaattCAATGTCGATGTTAATAACAGAGAAGTAATAGCTCTTAAATGCTCTTAAGGATTGAGCAAAGTTCTTCTCGCATATTGAGGGAAAAGGTTGATTTAAATGagacaaattataattacaacttAATCACATGAAATCTCAGTGGTTCTTGTTCAGATTCTTCTTCAGATATCTCTTCTTAGAATATCTCTATTCTGGCCAAAGAGATCCATATTCCTCTAGCGAAGctctagtaataataattagttggTTTAATGGGTTTACTTGTGATTAATTTcggtcaaaatatataaataaacttaaaaaaaaaacatccttatttaaatactaatcgTTGCAGGCgttctatttatacatatatacaataatttaatttataattttataaaatatgattttgatttaacttAACTAGCACTTAGACACAACATGTAATCAGAATCCTCTATCTTCTAATTCCATTTAAGATACATTTTATGGTAGCtcttagtattaataattgtcattttgaagataaataagtataaatatttattattgtttttctagTGTTCTTATTTCGTAAATATtcttcaaatgtaaataaatgttgtatagtatttatttaaaaagttatacttTATATTCTCGTTTCAATGTCAAAATACTGTTgacaaagataaacaaatcgaTTTGTACATAATTACTCACCACTACGAAATgattattagtaaagataagtaaagataattgtaattaattattaattaaaaaaccaatGATAGCTTCATTGGTTTTTTAATCGTCGTTCAAATGGTTGTTCGAGGACGAAGTAAATTTGCATAAAACTTACTAGCGTAAGGGCGTAAtagatgaattaattaatacggATATTATTTCCTTGAATTTCATtaagcataaaatttataaacaaatgatttCTATGTTACTATTTTTCGGTACCGCGTACAGATACGAAAACAAGGAAAGAAAATACTTACATTAACTATAGACAAAAATTCTATATGTGCTAGAAGATAACGTAGAATTGTActtgcttaaaattaattaaaatgtaagtaCGAAGAATAAAGCCAAAAAGGACAAGTTAAATTGGCTCATGCACAATGAACTTGGAACGTGTACTCGTAGATATAATTTTTGGTTAGGTATGTTTCCCTAATCACAAACTCAAATAGTTTAGTGTAAATCGATTAATTTATAcgtatcaaattaaatcaaaatatacttcattcattaACCTATGttctatttaatatcaaattacgGTACAGAATTGAATTGGGTTCGGAATGCTCTCATGGTCCTATCGAGAAGAAACGGCATGGAACTATTTTCTGATATTGAAGTTACATAGGTAATTAAAtactagtaaattattatttattcgtgaAAATCA is part of the Vanessa tameamea isolate UH-Manoa-2023 chromosome 10, ilVanTame1 primary haplotype, whole genome shotgun sequence genome and encodes:
- the LOC113392267 gene encoding START domain-containing protein 10-like, with translation MGGAGWTREARVADDTDFETLKHLLGSDDGWNLEYEKDGVKVWAEDAAHGALRTVKVVAEFEDVEPDALYDVLHDPEYRSVWDTHMLAAEDAGHINVNNDVGYYAMSCPAPLKNRDFVLQRSWLDTGDEKMILNHSVFHKDYPPRKGFVRALSLLTGFVVRRRESPGSWLGYVSRSDPRGALPAWLVNRVTAQLAPRLVNQLHTAARRYPGWKALTDTPYYKPWRHPEQVPPYRINLEDCIDPDAPPPPPEPKPNTSKTKLEVPQVKETESHSIEDLGDISSEFSVEVEEFSELSLDPTKKKGKFYKLVKSMKNRRKSVQVAKSADSLVDGKSSEEKHEKRKSFKFHRRFSLSRGRED